The Lampris incognitus isolate fLamInc1 chromosome 17, fLamInc1.hap2, whole genome shotgun sequence genome contains a region encoding:
- the LOC130127307 gene encoding gastrula zinc finger protein XlCGF57.1-like, translating into MQIHMNEHTGEKPFSCSVCGKAFSRKEYVHSHMRIHTGEKPFRCPDCGKRFPQRSTLHTHMRIHTREKPFTCSDCGKMFSQTGHLRTHMRIHSGEKPFRCSDCGKRFSRIGNLRTHLRVHTREKPFRCSDCGKAFTRRAHMNSHMIIHTGEKPFCCLVCGKNFALRESVQNHMSIHTGEKPYSCSVCGEAFARRKYVNRHLRIHTGEKPFCCSVCGKNFALRESVQNHMSIHTGEKPYSCSVCGKAFARKAYVTTHMRKHTEKKP; encoded by the coding sequence ATGCAGATACACATGAAtgaacatacaggagagaaaccctttagttgctcagtctgtggtaaagcgtTTTCTCGAAAAGAGTATGTGCACTCacatatgagaatacatacaggagagaaaccttttaGATGCCCCGACTGCGGCAAAAGGTTTCCTCAAAGAAGTACTTTACACACacatatgagaatacatacaAGGGAGAAACCTTTTACATGCTCAGACTGCGGCAAAATGTTTTCTCAAACAGGTCATTTACGCACACATATGAGAATACATTCAGGGGAGAAACCGTTTAGATGCTCAGACTGCGGCAAAAGGTTTTCTCGAATAGGTAATTTACGCACACACCTGAGAGTGCATACAAGGGAGAAACCTTTTAGATGCTCAGACTGTGGTAAAGCTTTTACTAGAAGAGCACATATGAATTCACACATgataatacatacaggagagaagccttTTTGTTGCTTGGTCTGTGGGAAGAACTTTGCTTTAAGAGAAAGTGTGCAGAATCACATGAgcatacatacaggagagaaaccttatAGCTGTTCAGTCTGTGGTGAAGCTTTTGCTAGAAGAAAATATGTGAACAGACatctgagaatacatacaggagagaagccttTTTGTTGCTCGGTCTGTGGGAAGAACTTTGCTTTAAGAGAAAGTGTGCAGAATCACATGAgcatacatacaggagagaaaccttatAGCtgttcagtctgtggtaaagcttTTGCTAGAAAAGCATATGTTACTACACACATGAGAAAACATACAGAGAAGAAACCTTGA